One region of Endozoicomonas sp. Mp262 genomic DNA includes:
- a CDS encoding DUF3168 domain-containing protein gives MFLKIKSMLLASPAVQGLIGEKIYPGAVPDSEKLPAISAWRVSTRFEDPLDDAGGLQGQRWQINCLSMTAMDANALADAVEMTMHRKRFAGVQWSQVENRMDDPPSDIHIKRSIIDIVIY, from the coding sequence ATGTTTCTGAAAATTAAATCCATGCTGCTGGCCTCGCCAGCGGTACAGGGACTTATTGGGGAAAAAATCTATCCGGGGGCGGTGCCAGACTCTGAAAAGCTGCCTGCTATTTCGGCGTGGCGAGTCAGCACCAGATTTGAAGACCCGCTTGACGACGCTGGCGGCCTGCAAGGGCAGCGATGGCAGATCAATTGTCTGTCGATGACCGCTATGGATGCCAACGCTTTGGCTGATGCCGTTGAAATGACAATGCACAGAAAACGCTTTGCAGGTGTGCAGTGGTCGCAGGTTGAAAACCGGATGGATGATCCTCCATCTGATATCCATATCAAACGATCCATTATTGATATTGTAATTTACTAG
- a CDS encoding HK97 gp10 family phage protein yields MDMEFSLAGFSELENQLKELNLVAQKKVLRQAARKSAEPIKKSMTANVQSKGLVDTGNLLESIKTTVTFPKSTNYADVFANIGVFKSRKNMAASGKMDAPVYAYWLEYGTEPHALGRSAKRERGAHQDRGNMHPGTPATPFIRPAFESNAQNALSIQKQVLSAAIQRAIARGR; encoded by the coding sequence ATGGACATGGAGTTTAGTCTTGCCGGTTTCTCGGAGCTTGAAAACCAGCTAAAAGAGTTGAATCTTGTAGCTCAAAAGAAGGTATTAAGGCAGGCTGCAAGGAAGTCAGCAGAGCCAATCAAGAAAAGCATGACAGCGAATGTGCAGTCGAAAGGGTTGGTTGATACCGGAAATCTGCTTGAATCCATCAAAACAACGGTGACATTCCCTAAAAGCACTAATTACGCTGATGTTTTTGCTAACATTGGGGTTTTCAAAAGTCGAAAAAACATGGCAGCCAGCGGGAAGATGGATGCTCCTGTTTATGCGTACTGGCTGGAATACGGGACAGAACCTCATGCTCTTGGAAGAAGCGCCAAAAGAGAGCGAGGAGCACATCAAGATCGGGGGAATATGCACCCTGGCACACCTGCAACCCCATTTATTCGACCCGCTTTTGAATCAAATGCTCAAAACGCATTATCAATTCAGAAGCAGGTGCTTTCCGCAGCGATCCAGAGAGCGATAGCCAGAGGTCGTTAA
- a CDS encoding head-tail adaptor protein, with protein sequence MQAGKLREYAYFVIPTKNEWGERSNDYEVAAAFRADISSKTDIDVAAGMEADKNTLLVMLRHRKIPNGAMLAWQDRFYLITGVVSDTKRRWLKLECLYKPQAHEYSIRKVLRTEKAAQTYHYVINRVLPEVLNGHGV encoded by the coding sequence ATGCAAGCTGGGAAGCTGCGAGAGTACGCCTATTTTGTTATTCCCACAAAAAACGAGTGGGGGGAGAGGTCTAATGATTATGAGGTGGCGGCTGCTTTTCGGGCGGATATTTCAAGCAAAACAGATATTGATGTAGCTGCTGGTATGGAGGCAGATAAAAACACATTATTGGTCATGCTTAGGCATCGAAAAATCCCGAACGGAGCAATGCTAGCCTGGCAGGATAGGTTCTATTTAATCACGGGCGTTGTGTCTGACACAAAGCGACGCTGGTTAAAGCTCGAATGCCTGTATAAACCGCAGGCACACGAATACTCAATAAGAAAGGTGTTGAGAACAGAAAAAGCTGCCCAGACGTACCACTATGTTATAAACAGGGTATTGCCGGAGGTGCTTAATGGACATGGAGTTTAG
- a CDS encoding head-tail connector protein: MQFLTLEQIKKQLRLDADDIEEDQELTLYGSAAELAVQNHLNRHLYKDRVPDDDSNGLLVTENILMAMLLMVGQLYENREATSERTIKQVPLAYSYLLERYRIIPV, encoded by the coding sequence ATGCAGTTTTTGACTTTAGAGCAAATCAAAAAGCAGCTCAGGCTCGATGCTGATGATATTGAAGAAGATCAGGAGTTAACTCTGTATGGATCGGCGGCGGAGCTTGCTGTCCAGAACCATCTGAATCGACATCTTTATAAAGATCGGGTGCCAGATGATGACAGTAATGGCTTGCTGGTAACGGAGAATATCCTGATGGCTATGCTGCTTATGGTCGGTCAGCTTTACGAAAACAGGGAAGCCACTTCTGAGCGAACCATTAAACAAGTGCCACTGGCCTATAGCTATTTGCTGGAGAGATACCGCATAATTCCCGTGTAA
- a CDS encoding phage major capsid protein codes for MAVDIQDIKNVAEEIKGSFDEFKLKNDKRLEAVEQEKGKLSEQVEALNGKLSELDKLKSGLEAELKELKRPGRTGGGSDQAQKEHKEAFRRFITKGDESGLEELERKALNSGSDEDGGRAIPLDINRQIDDLARDAVTMRQVCRVISTGTPSYKELVNVHGAGSGWVGETDKRPETNTPKLQEVEPVWGEVYANPQATQRILDDSFFNMESWLSSELQGEFSEQEEETFTSGNGSKKPKGFLAYPMAATADKTRAFGTLQTISSAAAGTVSADELMKLIYTLRKPYRAGALYMMNNNSLFQVRTLKDSQGNYIWQPGLASGQPSTILGYGIAENEAMPDLSSGTTGVAFGNFQRGYTIVDRIGIRMLRDPYTNKPYVGFYTTKRVGGFLKNSEAIKILKQKS; via the coding sequence ATGGCTGTAGATATTCAGGACATTAAAAACGTCGCAGAGGAAATCAAAGGCTCCTTCGACGAATTCAAGCTGAAAAACGATAAGCGCCTTGAAGCTGTAGAGCAAGAAAAAGGCAAGCTGTCCGAGCAGGTTGAAGCGCTTAACGGTAAGCTGTCCGAACTGGATAAGCTCAAGTCCGGTCTTGAGGCTGAGCTGAAGGAGTTGAAGCGACCAGGGCGAACAGGCGGCGGCTCCGATCAGGCGCAGAAAGAGCACAAGGAAGCCTTTCGTCGATTCATCACCAAGGGTGACGAGTCTGGCCTTGAAGAGCTGGAACGCAAAGCGCTTAATTCTGGCTCCGATGAAGATGGTGGTCGGGCTATCCCTCTGGATATTAACCGACAGATTGATGATCTGGCCCGCGATGCTGTCACCATGCGTCAGGTATGCCGGGTTATCAGTACAGGCACCCCGTCTTACAAAGAATTGGTGAATGTGCATGGAGCTGGTTCCGGCTGGGTTGGCGAAACCGACAAGCGGCCAGAAACCAATACACCGAAACTGCAAGAGGTAGAGCCTGTCTGGGGCGAAGTCTACGCGAACCCGCAGGCTACACAGCGCATTCTGGATGACTCTTTCTTTAATATGGAAAGCTGGCTGTCCTCTGAGCTGCAAGGTGAGTTCAGCGAGCAGGAAGAGGAAACCTTTACCAGCGGCAACGGCTCCAAAAAGCCAAAAGGATTCCTTGCTTACCCAATGGCGGCCACTGCTGATAAAACCAGAGCCTTTGGCACATTGCAGACAATCTCCTCCGCAGCAGCAGGAACTGTGTCTGCCGATGAGCTGATGAAGCTGATTTACACGCTTCGCAAGCCTTACCGAGCTGGCGCGCTCTACATGATGAACAATAACAGTTTGTTCCAGGTGCGGACGCTGAAAGACAGTCAAGGTAATTACATCTGGCAGCCTGGCTTAGCCTCCGGCCAGCCTTCAACGATTCTGGGTTACGGTATTGCCGAGAATGAGGCGATGCCTGATCTGAGTTCTGGCACCACAGGTGTTGCTTTCGGTAACTTCCAGCGAGGCTATACCATCGTTGACCGGATCGGCATCCGAATGCTTCGCGACCCATACACCAACAAACCTTATGTCGGTTTTTACACGACCAAGCGCGTTGGCGGTTTCCTGAAGAACAGTGAAGCTATCAAAATCCTGAAACAGAAATCCTAA
- a CDS encoding HK97 family phage prohead protease has protein sequence MITKQRLDTPLKIKSVSDTGEFSGYGSVFGVKDSYSDIVVPGAFKSSLEKWQEKRQFPALLWQHRMDEPIGVYTKMEEDEQGLYVEGRLLIDDDPLAKRAHAHMKAGSLSGLSIGYSNVDFEWDKAKSAYLLKSVDLWEVSLVTFPANDEARISNVKSALSRGESVSPKQVERVLRDVGLSRSQAKAFMSEGFTALKQREVDEDAALNALKSIKFI, from the coding sequence ATGATAACAAAACAGCGGCTTGATACTCCGCTAAAGATAAAAAGCGTCAGTGATACCGGCGAGTTTAGCGGGTATGGCTCTGTCTTCGGGGTGAAAGACAGTTATTCAGACATTGTTGTACCAGGTGCTTTTAAATCCAGTCTCGAAAAGTGGCAGGAAAAAAGGCAGTTTCCTGCTTTGCTCTGGCAGCATCGAATGGATGAACCGATTGGGGTTTATACCAAGATGGAAGAGGATGAACAGGGGCTGTACGTTGAAGGCAGGCTGCTTATTGATGACGATCCGTTAGCAAAGCGCGCTCATGCTCACATGAAAGCTGGCTCTTTGTCTGGCCTTTCTATCGGGTACTCCAATGTGGATTTTGAATGGGATAAAGCCAAAAGCGCATACCTTCTAAAGAGTGTTGATTTGTGGGAGGTGTCACTGGTGACATTCCCGGCAAACGACGAAGCTCGAATTTCTAATGTAAAGAGCGCGCTATCCCGCGGCGAATCGGTATCACCTAAACAAGTTGAAAGAGTCCTGCGCGACGTTGGGCTTTCACGCTCTCAGGCTAAAGCGTTTATGTCTGAAGGGTTTACTGCTCTGAAGCAGCGAGAAGTTGATGAAGATGCAGCTTTGAACGCACTGAAATCAATCAAATTTATTTAA
- a CDS encoding phage portal protein produces the protein MKFFNFFKKSGSIENAADLAKEKGFGIDTYGATGNERPVDPLALAAVFSCIRVLSESVGMLPINLYTQSGESRKKAVNHPLTRLLRIAPNDYQTPQEFKELLIQCLCLRGNFYAYKVRTLGKISELLPLNPDSVSAKLNDKYQPEYQVTFKDGSYQKLTQDDVWHVRIFPECGDGFLGVNPIEKTRRTFELASNAEEWGDNLFKNGTVTSGVLSTDQKMTDEAFDRLRKSFDERHSGIASVHRPMILEMGLDWKQMSMNAEDSQFLETRKFQKDEICSIFRVPPHMIANLERATFSNIEHQSQSFVNYSLMPYLTRIEERINIGLLDESEQGDHYAKFNAGALLRGDTKTRMESYASGIQWGIYSPNDCRALEDMNPRDGGDVYLTPMNMTTNPEAGQDDNKTAA, from the coding sequence ATGAAGTTTTTCAATTTTTTCAAAAAATCAGGCTCCATTGAAAACGCAGCCGATCTTGCAAAAGAAAAAGGGTTTGGGATTGACACCTATGGCGCTACCGGCAATGAAAGGCCGGTTGACCCTCTTGCACTTGCGGCTGTATTTAGCTGCATACGGGTGCTTTCTGAATCGGTGGGAATGCTGCCCATAAATCTTTATACCCAGTCAGGCGAAAGCAGGAAAAAGGCTGTCAATCATCCATTGACCAGACTGCTGCGGATTGCCCCCAATGACTATCAGACTCCGCAGGAGTTCAAAGAGCTGTTGATTCAGTGCCTGTGCCTGAGAGGTAACTTCTACGCCTACAAAGTCAGGACGCTTGGCAAGATCAGCGAGCTTTTGCCGCTAAACCCTGACTCCGTTTCTGCAAAGCTGAATGATAAGTACCAGCCTGAGTACCAGGTGACATTCAAGGACGGCTCTTATCAAAAGCTGACTCAGGATGATGTTTGGCATGTCCGAATATTCCCCGAGTGCGGCGATGGTTTTCTTGGTGTAAACCCAATAGAGAAGACCCGGCGAACCTTTGAGTTAGCCTCAAACGCTGAGGAGTGGGGGGATAACCTCTTCAAAAACGGCACTGTAACCTCTGGCGTACTCAGTACTGACCAGAAGATGACGGACGAAGCTTTCGACCGGCTAAGAAAGAGCTTTGACGAGAGACACTCAGGGATAGCCAGTGTTCATCGCCCAATGATCTTGGAGATGGGGCTGGACTGGAAGCAAATGAGCATGAACGCTGAAGACTCTCAATTTCTGGAAACAAGAAAATTCCAGAAAGATGAGATTTGCTCAATCTTCCGGGTTCCCCCTCACATGATTGCCAACCTTGAGCGAGCCACCTTCTCGAACATTGAGCACCAGTCGCAATCCTTTGTTAATTACTCCCTGATGCCTTATCTGACCCGTATTGAAGAGCGGATAAACATAGGGCTACTGGATGAGAGTGAGCAGGGCGACCATTACGCCAAATTTAATGCAGGCGCATTGCTACGTGGTGATACAAAAACACGGATGGAATCCTATGCAAGCGGTATTCAATGGGGCATTTACAGCCCTAACGACTGCCGGGCGCTTGAAGATATGAATCCCAGAGATGGCGGGGATGTTTATCTAACACCAATGAATATGACAACCAACCCAGAGGCCGGACAGGATGATAACAAAACAGCGGCTTGA
- a CDS encoding terminase large subunit, with the protein MAYDNVNRANKYAREVVAGKIIVCRLVRLACERHLSDLTRQKDKEFLYKFDKAKAEKAAKFIQLLPHTKGEWANKRQLITLEPWQLFIVCTAFGWVKKTDGFRRFREVYTEIPRKNGKSAISAGVGVFCFAADDEFGAEVYSGATTEKQAWEVFRPARLMCKRTPHLVDAFGIEVNASNLSRPADGARFEPMIGDPGDGASPSCGIVDEYHEHKTDALYTTLLTGMGSRRQPILWTITTAGYNIDGPCYDKRREVVEMLEGATPNDELFGVIYTIDEGDDWTKPETLIKANPNIDISVYKDYLINQQQRAINNARFANTFKTKHLNVWVSAKCAFFNMEAWRSCADESLSIEQFEGQDCFTGLDLAAKLDLTAAASVFTRDIDGKKHYYCVSPLFFIPEATVYNSDKQKLAQQYQKYVNGGFLIATDGAEIDYRDILSELVALNKRCRIEDIAIDPHGATALSHALADEGMEATEITQNYTGMSDPMKELEAAVMSGRFHHDGNPLLTWCMGNVVGKNITGNDDVVRPIKENPDSKIDGAVALIMAIGRAMSNDSETSLADHIAAVGIRSL; encoded by the coding sequence ATGGCATACGACAATGTAAACCGGGCGAACAAATACGCTCGGGAAGTCGTTGCAGGTAAAATAATTGTCTGCCGTCTGGTCAGGCTTGCCTGTGAGCGGCATCTATCAGATTTAACCAGGCAGAAAGATAAAGAGTTTCTTTATAAATTCGACAAAGCGAAGGCTGAAAAGGCTGCTAAATTCATCCAGCTTTTGCCCCACACCAAAGGGGAATGGGCGAATAAGCGCCAGCTCATCACCCTTGAGCCTTGGCAGCTATTCATAGTCTGCACAGCGTTTGGCTGGGTAAAGAAAACCGATGGTTTCCGCAGGTTCCGAGAGGTCTATACAGAGATTCCCCGAAAGAATGGCAAGTCTGCTATATCTGCCGGTGTCGGTGTATTTTGCTTTGCTGCTGACGATGAGTTCGGGGCAGAGGTTTATTCGGGTGCGACTACAGAGAAACAGGCTTGGGAGGTGTTCAGGCCTGCTCGCTTGATGTGCAAGCGCACTCCTCATCTGGTCGATGCATTTGGTATAGAGGTCAATGCGTCAAACCTGAGTCGTCCTGCTGATGGTGCCAGATTTGAGCCAATGATAGGCGATCCTGGTGATGGTGCCTCGCCATCATGCGGCATCGTTGACGAATACCACGAACATAAAACAGATGCACTGTATACAACCCTGCTGACTGGTATGGGGTCAAGAAGGCAGCCGATACTTTGGACCATTACCACTGCCGGCTACAACATTGACGGACCTTGCTATGACAAACGGCGGGAAGTTGTCGAGATGCTGGAGGGGGCAACTCCCAATGATGAGCTTTTTGGTGTTATTTACACCATCGACGAGGGTGACGACTGGACGAAGCCAGAGACTCTTATCAAGGCTAATCCAAATATTGATATTTCCGTTTATAAAGACTACCTGATAAATCAGCAGCAGAGAGCGATTAATAATGCCAGATTTGCCAATACATTTAAGACAAAACATCTGAATGTGTGGGTTTCTGCAAAATGCGCCTTCTTCAACATGGAAGCCTGGCGATCATGTGCAGATGAGTCTCTATCTATAGAGCAATTTGAAGGCCAGGACTGCTTTACCGGGCTAGACCTTGCTGCAAAGCTTGATTTAACAGCAGCCGCTTCAGTATTCACCAGAGATATTGATGGCAAAAAACATTATTACTGCGTTTCTCCATTATTTTTCATTCCTGAAGCGACAGTTTACAACAGTGATAAGCAGAAGCTGGCTCAGCAGTATCAGAAATATGTAAACGGCGGATTTCTGATAGCAACTGATGGAGCTGAGATTGACTATCGAGACATCTTGAGCGAACTAGTGGCTCTCAATAAGCGATGCCGGATTGAAGATATTGCTATCGATCCTCATGGAGCAACAGCGCTATCCCATGCCCTGGCTGATGAGGGAATGGAAGCAACAGAAATTACCCAGAATTACACAGGTATGTCCGACCCTATGAAGGAGCTGGAGGCTGCCGTGATGTCTGGTCGATTCCATCACGATGGAAACCCGTTGCTTACATGGTGCATGGGTAATGTTGTTGGGAAAAACATTACCGGCAACGATGATGTGGTCAGGCCAATCAAAGAAAACCCAGATTCAAAGATTGATGGCGCGGTGGCGCTGATTATGGCGATTGGTCGGGCCATGTCTAACGACAGTGAAACAAGTCTTGCCGATCACATTGCGGCAGTGGGTATTCGGAGCCTATGA
- a CDS encoding phage terminase small subunit P27 family, with amino-acid sequence MTGKSVASGRGRKPKPSARKQLAGNPGKRKINTEEPSFTQLVEASPPDWLDDIARGMWETIVPQLCREKVVAVTDLHNIEVFCCSYSNWRTAQLELSRNGSAILTDDNGKKYKHPAATIVNESYRQLCTFGALLGLDPSSRQRLIGGNKQQASNPFLNL; translated from the coding sequence ATGACAGGGAAATCCGTTGCCTCCGGCAGGGGGCGAAAACCTAAGCCGTCTGCCAGAAAGCAACTGGCAGGAAATCCCGGCAAACGAAAAATTAATACAGAAGAGCCTAGCTTCACCCAGCTTGTAGAAGCATCTCCCCCTGACTGGCTAGACGACATTGCAAGAGGCATGTGGGAAACCATCGTTCCCCAGCTTTGCAGGGAAAAGGTTGTCGCTGTGACTGACCTGCATAACATTGAGGTCTTTTGTTGCTCATACAGCAACTGGCGCACAGCCCAATTAGAGCTATCAAGAAATGGTAGCGCAATTCTGACCGACGACAACGGCAAGAAGTACAAACACCCTGCCGCAACAATCGTCAACGAATCCTACCGCCAACTATGCACGTTTGGCGCTCTCTTAGGTCTTGATCCATCCAGTCGCCAGCGGCTGATTGGTGGAAATAAGCAACAGGCCAGCAACCCCTTTTTAAATTTGTAA
- a CDS encoding HNH endonuclease, producing the protein MPARTKKACRKRGCSGTTRERHGYCERHGDLAHSYARKQRREGSASQRGYGAAWQKLRRAVLERDGYLCQECRRQGIAKTANHVDHIKAKAFGGDDSLDNLQALCPTCHHRKSGREGAALSRR; encoded by the coding sequence ATGCCAGCAAGAACAAAGAAAGCCTGCCGTAAGCGTGGCTGCTCTGGTACTACGCGAGAGCGGCATGGGTATTGTGAGAGGCATGGTGATCTAGCACACAGTTATGCAAGGAAGCAGAGGCGAGAGGGTAGCGCTTCTCAACGTGGTTATGGTGCTGCATGGCAGAAGCTGAGGCGTGCTGTGCTGGAGCGTGATGGTTATCTATGCCAAGAGTGTAGGCGACAAGGGATAGCCAAGACTGCTAACCATGTTGACCACATCAAAGCTAAGGCATTTGGAGGCGATGACAGTCTTGATAACCTTCAGGCTCTCTGTCCTACCTGTCACCACAGAAAGAGCGGGAGAGAGGGTGCAGCGTTGAGCAGGCGCTAG
- a CDS encoding structural protein, translating to MNIFDRRGIRNHNPGNIRHGDKWQGLAKSQPDKSFCQFISPEWGVRAMARILINYQKLYGLDTLRKIIYRWAPPTENNSEAYTDHAAEYLCVCPDSEFFVGDHLHELIKCIIKHENGVQPYSDYLIADGISKAVS from the coding sequence ATGAATATCTTTGACCGGCGGGGAATCAGAAATCATAACCCCGGCAACATTCGACACGGTGACAAGTGGCAAGGGCTGGCAAAGAGCCAGCCAGACAAATCATTCTGCCAGTTTATCTCCCCTGAATGGGGTGTTCGGGCGATGGCTCGAATACTGATTAACTACCAAAAACTCTATGGGCTGGACACGCTCAGAAAGATTATCTATCGCTGGGCGCCACCAACAGAGAATAATTCAGAGGCGTACACAGATCATGCCGCCGAATATCTTTGTGTATGCCCAGACTCAGAGTTCTTTGTGGGCGATCACCTGCATGAACTGATTAAGTGCATCATTAAGCACGAAAACGGGGTGCAGCCCTACTCTGATTATTTGATAGCTGACGGCATCAGCAAGGCGGTGTCTTAA
- a CDS encoding site-specific DNA-methyltransferase, whose amino-acid sequence MKLLHGDCLELMRDIPNSSVDLILTDPPYFKVKKNDWDNQWDDSEGFIDFIGEACAQWARILKPSGSIYVFASPELRHRVQVEIETHFQVLNSITWVKPSGWHKGANKGALRSFFPQTEAIIFAEQYGADSMALGESGYKRQIEKLRGFVFEPLRKYFADEKERCGISTKEIMAGMARLGMPKYMFARHTFTSSQWQMPTREMYEAARLVFNSRGGEHLRREYEYLRREYEYLRREYEHLRREYEHLRREYEHLRRPFSVSKDINYTDVWSFDPVKPRKGKHPCEKPIELLEHIITVSSKPGGIVLDSFMGSGSTGAACLNTGRQFIGIEKDPNYFKSAAERLGCKAGIAA is encoded by the coding sequence ATGAAGTTACTGCACGGCGACTGTCTAGAGCTAATGAGGGATATCCCGAATTCGTCGGTTGATCTGATATTAACCGACCCTCCTTATTTTAAGGTAAAAAAAAATGACTGGGATAATCAGTGGGACGACTCAGAAGGGTTTATTGATTTTATAGGGGAGGCTTGCGCGCAGTGGGCAAGAATTTTAAAACCAAGCGGCTCTATTTACGTATTTGCGTCTCCAGAGTTAAGGCATCGCGTACAGGTTGAGATCGAAACCCATTTTCAGGTCTTGAACTCTATTACATGGGTTAAGCCTAGCGGTTGGCATAAAGGAGCAAACAAAGGCGCGCTCAGGTCGTTTTTTCCTCAGACGGAAGCAATTATTTTTGCGGAGCAATACGGTGCTGATTCGATGGCGCTGGGCGAGTCTGGCTACAAGCGGCAGATCGAAAAACTGAGAGGCTTTGTTTTTGAGCCGTTGAGAAAGTACTTTGCTGACGAAAAGGAGCGGTGCGGCATATCCACCAAGGAGATTATGGCCGGAATGGCGAGACTGGGAATGCCGAAATATATGTTTGCTCGGCACACTTTTACATCATCGCAATGGCAAATGCCGACGCGGGAAATGTATGAGGCAGCCAGGCTGGTATTTAACAGCAGGGGCGGCGAACACCTGAGGCGGGAATACGAATACCTGAGGCGGGAATACGAATACCTGAGGCGGGAATACGAACACCTGAGGCGGGAATACGAACACCTGAGGCGGGAATACGAACACCTGAGGCGCCCATTCTCGGTATCAAAAGATATCAATTATACGGATGTCTGGTCTTTTGATCCGGTGAAGCCGAGAAAAGGGAAGCATCCGTGCGAAAAGCCCATTGAGTTGCTAGAGCATATAATTACCGTCAGCTCAAAGCCGGGCGGAATTGTTCTGGATTCATTTATGGGGTCTGGCTCAACTGGCGCGGCCTGCCTAAACACAGGGCGGCAGTTCATTGGAATCGAAAAAGATCCGAATTACTTTAAATCGGCAGCAGAAAGACTTGGCTGTAAAGCTGGTATAGCGGCCTAA
- a CDS encoding KilA-N domain-containing protein: MRKVRGGNNAGTWADKLLAYDYAGWIDPEFKVGVYTILDKFFADSPAKISKAI; this comes from the coding sequence TTGAGAAAAGTAAGGGGCGGCAATAACGCTGGAACATGGGCGGACAAGCTTCTTGCTTATGATTATGCCGGGTGGATCGATCCTGAATTTAAGGTTGGGGTTTACACTATTCTTGATAAATTCTTTGCTGACTCTCCTGCAAAAATATCAAAGGCAATTTAA
- a CDS encoding endonuclease domain-containing protein — MGKSRLEAALLHQIRAAKLPEPKREYRFHSKRLWRADFAYPKLKILIEVQGGVWVNGGHSRGSGQNKDFEKFNAAQLEGWSVYQFTTNHIRTGMALEVIDSAIQRATH, encoded by the coding sequence ATGGGTAAATCCAGATTAGAAGCTGCCTTGCTGCATCAGATCAGGGCGGCAAAGTTGCCGGAGCCAAAGCGGGAATACAGGTTTCACAGCAAAAGGCTTTGGCGCGCAGATTTCGCATACCCAAAGCTAAAGATATTGATCGAGGTTCAGGGCGGGGTATGGGTCAACGGCGGTCACTCTCGCGGCAGTGGTCAAAATAAAGATTTTGAAAAGTTTAACGCTGCACAGCTTGAGGGGTGGAGTGTTTACCAGTTCACCACAAATCACATCAGAACAGGCATGGCGCTAGAGGTGATTGATTCAGCTATTCAGAGGGCGACACATTGA
- a CDS encoding single-stranded DNA-binding protein yields the protein MSINVITVSGHIGKDCETRYTQNGKAIASFSLPAVTGWGENKKTAWLACKLFGERAEKLAGYLTKGTPVTVTGAFGLDEWTAQDGTQKSRPVILVNDVALQGGRQGGQQGAPQQQQQSQGSQYQQRQPNQYQQARQQSQKQQGGGFDEFDSDIPF from the coding sequence ATGAGCATTAACGTAATCACGGTTAGCGGTCACATCGGTAAAGACTGTGAGACACGCTACACGCAGAACGGCAAGGCCATTGCCTCTTTTAGCCTGCCAGCGGTAACAGGCTGGGGCGAAAATAAAAAAACAGCTTGGCTTGCCTGTAAGCTGTTTGGGGAGCGGGCTGAAAAGCTGGCCGGTTATCTCACAAAAGGCACTCCGGTAACTGTTACAGGGGCTTTTGGGCTGGATGAGTGGACAGCTCAGGACGGCACTCAGAAAAGCAGGCCAGTCATACTGGTTAATGATGTGGCATTGCAGGGAGGCAGGCAGGGCGGCCAGCAGGGAGCGCCGCAGCAGCAACAGCAATCACAGGGTAGTCAGTACCAGCAGCGGCAGCCGAATCAATACCAGCAGGCTCGGCAGCAGTCGCAGAAGCAGCAGGGCGGCGGGTTTGATGAGTTCGACAGTGATATCCCCTTCTGA
- a CDS encoding Ref family protein: protein MKRQQYKNLAASIGCLACEKMNMPGTPAQLHHPRAGQGMAQRASDYDVIPLCREHHQGSVLSVHMTPVEFKFLFGTEQQLSDETRQRVADLKQQSIGGSYD, encoded by the coding sequence TTGAAACGCCAGCAATATAAAAACTTGGCGGCCAGTATTGGCTGCCTCGCTTGCGAAAAAATGAACATGCCGGGAACGCCAGCCCAGTTGCATCATCCGAGAGCGGGGCAGGGCATGGCACAGAGAGCATCAGACTATGACGTGATACCTCTGTGCAGGGAACACCATCAGGGCAGCGTCTTATCGGTACACATGACCCCTGTCGAGTTTAAATTTTTGTTCGGTACTGAGCAGCAGCTATCGGACGAAACACGGCAGAGAGTCGCAGATTTAAAACAGCAGTCAATCGGGGGTAGTTATGATTGA